A single genomic interval of Portunus trituberculatus isolate SZX2019 chromosome 41, ASM1759143v1, whole genome shotgun sequence harbors:
- the LOC123517022 gene encoding tektin-4-like isoform X1, protein MCYLVLDGLTELSKKWSWDITMTILSHANIYLGVCLRYCFDHAVVMTTGRTRGSVVPGLRHHKEGCIIVLVFCVSCFPCPWEMEGPAVVQAVEEVGLDSARQEVAAPRETTTFTGLVPHTQARDVRPGNRPYSAVDVTGMRERLVRAVSPLQTVEEARAGEFTPTRWSGHHLDRHTHAQDLMQRSEKLRGRSRHTETYTEERTQSAENSVTQGLDQRLASTLELRTHLHHAINNTIDELALQNTMKSRLQVALFALELPERNNEECIHIRRFRYGVDRTRDPVVFALDKEKETLRTGRSLLTQTLKETEAQISRLLEVKRLLEHDWSDKQEAFQLDHFAAKLANDRVKAQFKAVSAALNEGVSVPDTWSLRSKEHLDVCRREITTGSQLRGAADQALRDVARDAEDTAEAVDVALNIRIAELNEAKGRLTEKDGMLRQEIAQEEVSIASLRQALQDKESPLQVAQSRHWTRSFRPGADRCLDQPHYSLKDELQELPQSIASLRERLRASEDTLEDLHRLHEDFAKDILHREHTLSLERRCVTVRSVRQTQEKLQGL, encoded by the exons ATGTGTTATTTAGTACTTGACGGACTCACTGAATTATCAAAGAAGTGGAGCTGGGATATAACGATGACTATTCTCAGTCATGCGAACATCTATCTTGGTGTGTGCTTAAGATATTGTTTTGACCACGCGGTTGTTATGACGACAGGGAGGACGCGTGGCTCAGTAGTGCCTGGTCTCCGCCACCACAAAGAAGGCTGTATCATCGTCCTTGTATTCTGTGTCAG CTGCTTTCCTTGCCCCTGGGAGATGGAGGGCCCTGCGGTGGTGCAGGCTGTGGAGGAGGTGGGTCTGGATAGTGCCCGGCAAGAGGTGGCAGCCCCGAGGGaaaccaccaccttcacaggCCTCGTACCCCACACCCAGGCCAGAGACGTGAGGCCAGGTAACCGTCCCTACAG TGCCGTAGACGTGACTGGGATGCGGGAAAGGCTGGTGAGGGCAGTGTCCCCGCTGCAGACGGTGGAGGAGGCGCGGGCGGGAGAGTTTACGCCTACTCGCTGGTCGGGTCACCACCTGGACCGCCACACCCATGCACAGGATCTCATGCAGCGCTCAGAAAA GCTGCGGGGTCGGAGCCGACACACGGAGACCTATACGGAGGAACGCACCCAGTCAGCGGAGAACTCGGTGACTCAGGGGCTGGACCAGCGCCTCGCCTCTACCCTGGAGCTCCGCACACACCTCCACCACGCCATCAACAACACCATAGACGAACTGGCACTCCAGAACACCATGAAATCGCGGTTGCAG GTGGCCCTGTTTGCGCTGGAGCTGCCGGAGAGGAACAATGAAGAGTGCATCCACATACGGAGATTTCGATACGGTGTGGACAGGACGCGAGACCCGGTGGTGTTTGCTCTCGACAAG gagaaggagacgcTGAGGACGGGTCGCAGCCTCCTGACACAGACGCTGAAGGAGACGGAGGCACAAATCAGTCGCCTGCTGGAGGTCAAAAGGCTATTGGAACATGATTGGTCTGACAAACAGGAAGCATTTCAGCTGGACCACTTCGCAGCCAAACTAGCCAATGACCGCGTTAAGGCTCAGTTTAAG GCGGTGTCAGCTGCGCTGAACGAGGGAGTCTCTGTGCCAGACACGTGGAGTCTGCGCAGCAAGGAACACCTGGATGTGTGTCGCAGGGAGATAACGACGGGGAGTCAACTAAGGGGTGCTGCTGATCAG GCGCTGCGGGACGTGGCGAGGGACGCCGAGGACACGGCAGAGGCGGTGGACGTGGCCCTCAACATACGCATCGCTGAGCTGAACGAAGCCAAAGGAAGACTTACGGAGAAGGACGGCATG ctTCGTCAAGAGATAGCACAGGAGGAGGTGAGCATCGCGTCGCTGCGCCAGGCCCTGCAGGACAAGGAATCGCCCCTGCAGGTGGCGCAGAGCAGACACTGGACGCGTTCCTTCAGGCCTGGTGCTGATCGCTGCCTCGACCAGCCCCACTACAG TCTGAAGGACGAACTTCAGGAGTTGCCGCAGAGCATCGCGTCCCTGCGAGAGCGGTTGAGGGCTAGCGAGGACACCCTAGAGGACCTGCACCGCCTTCATGAGGACTTCGCCAAGGATATCCTCCACCGGGAACACACCCTGAGCCTGGAGCGTCGATGCGTCACCGTCAGAAGTGTGAGACAGACACAAGAGAAGTTGCAGGGACTGTGA
- the LOC123517022 gene encoding tektin-4-like isoform X3 — MRERLVRAVSPLQTVEEARAGEFTPTRWSGHHLDRHTHAQDLMQRSEKLRGRSRHTETYTEERTQSAENSVTQGLDQRLASTLELRTHLHHAINNTIDELALQNTMKSRLQVALFALELPERNNEECIHIRRFRYGVDRTRDPVVFALDKEKETLRTGRSLLTQTLKETEAQISRLLEVKRLLEHDWSDKQEAFQLDHFAAKLANDRVKAQFKAVSAALNEGVSVPDTWSLRSKEHLDVCRREITTGSQLRGAADQALRDVARDAEDTAEAVDVALNIRIAELNEAKGRLTEKDGMLRQEIAQEEVSIASLRQALQDKESPLQVAQSRHWTRSFRPGADRCLDQPHYSLKDELQELPQSIASLRERLRASEDTLEDLHRLHEDFAKDILHREHTLSLERRCVTVRSVRQTQEKLQGL; from the exons ATGCGGGAAAGGCTGGTGAGGGCAGTGTCCCCGCTGCAGACGGTGGAGGAGGCGCGGGCGGGAGAGTTTACGCCTACTCGCTGGTCGGGTCACCACCTGGACCGCCACACCCATGCACAGGATCTCATGCAGCGCTCAGAAAA GCTGCGGGGTCGGAGCCGACACACGGAGACCTATACGGAGGAACGCACCCAGTCAGCGGAGAACTCGGTGACTCAGGGGCTGGACCAGCGCCTCGCCTCTACCCTGGAGCTCCGCACACACCTCCACCACGCCATCAACAACACCATAGACGAACTGGCACTCCAGAACACCATGAAATCGCGGTTGCAG GTGGCCCTGTTTGCGCTGGAGCTGCCGGAGAGGAACAATGAAGAGTGCATCCACATACGGAGATTTCGATACGGTGTGGACAGGACGCGAGACCCGGTGGTGTTTGCTCTCGACAAG gagaaggagacgcTGAGGACGGGTCGCAGCCTCCTGACACAGACGCTGAAGGAGACGGAGGCACAAATCAGTCGCCTGCTGGAGGTCAAAAGGCTATTGGAACATGATTGGTCTGACAAACAGGAAGCATTTCAGCTGGACCACTTCGCAGCCAAACTAGCCAATGACCGCGTTAAGGCTCAGTTTAAG GCGGTGTCAGCTGCGCTGAACGAGGGAGTCTCTGTGCCAGACACGTGGAGTCTGCGCAGCAAGGAACACCTGGATGTGTGTCGCAGGGAGATAACGACGGGGAGTCAACTAAGGGGTGCTGCTGATCAG GCGCTGCGGGACGTGGCGAGGGACGCCGAGGACACGGCAGAGGCGGTGGACGTGGCCCTCAACATACGCATCGCTGAGCTGAACGAAGCCAAAGGAAGACTTACGGAGAAGGACGGCATG ctTCGTCAAGAGATAGCACAGGAGGAGGTGAGCATCGCGTCGCTGCGCCAGGCCCTGCAGGACAAGGAATCGCCCCTGCAGGTGGCGCAGAGCAGACACTGGACGCGTTCCTTCAGGCCTGGTGCTGATCGCTGCCTCGACCAGCCCCACTACAG TCTGAAGGACGAACTTCAGGAGTTGCCGCAGAGCATCGCGTCCCTGCGAGAGCGGTTGAGGGCTAGCGAGGACACCCTAGAGGACCTGCACCGCCTTCATGAGGACTTCGCCAAGGATATCCTCCACCGGGAACACACCCTGAGCCTGGAGCGTCGATGCGTCACCGTCAGAAGTGTGAGACAGACACAAGAGAAGTTGCAGGGACTGTGA
- the LOC123517022 gene encoding tektin-4-like isoform X2, giving the protein MEGPAVVQAVEEVGLDSARQEVAAPRETTTFTGLVPHTQARDVRPGNRPYSAVDVTGMRERLVRAVSPLQTVEEARAGEFTPTRWSGHHLDRHTHAQDLMQRSEKLRGRSRHTETYTEERTQSAENSVTQGLDQRLASTLELRTHLHHAINNTIDELALQNTMKSRLQVALFALELPERNNEECIHIRRFRYGVDRTRDPVVFALDKEKETLRTGRSLLTQTLKETEAQISRLLEVKRLLEHDWSDKQEAFQLDHFAAKLANDRVKAQFKAVSAALNEGVSVPDTWSLRSKEHLDVCRREITTGSQLRGAADQALRDVARDAEDTAEAVDVALNIRIAELNEAKGRLTEKDGMLRQEIAQEEVSIASLRQALQDKESPLQVAQSRHWTRSFRPGADRCLDQPHYSLKDELQELPQSIASLRERLRASEDTLEDLHRLHEDFAKDILHREHTLSLERRCVTVRSVRQTQEKLQGL; this is encoded by the exons ATGGAGGGCCCTGCGGTGGTGCAGGCTGTGGAGGAGGTGGGTCTGGATAGTGCCCGGCAAGAGGTGGCAGCCCCGAGGGaaaccaccaccttcacaggCCTCGTACCCCACACCCAGGCCAGAGACGTGAGGCCAGGTAACCGTCCCTACAG TGCCGTAGACGTGACTGGGATGCGGGAAAGGCTGGTGAGGGCAGTGTCCCCGCTGCAGACGGTGGAGGAGGCGCGGGCGGGAGAGTTTACGCCTACTCGCTGGTCGGGTCACCACCTGGACCGCCACACCCATGCACAGGATCTCATGCAGCGCTCAGAAAA GCTGCGGGGTCGGAGCCGACACACGGAGACCTATACGGAGGAACGCACCCAGTCAGCGGAGAACTCGGTGACTCAGGGGCTGGACCAGCGCCTCGCCTCTACCCTGGAGCTCCGCACACACCTCCACCACGCCATCAACAACACCATAGACGAACTGGCACTCCAGAACACCATGAAATCGCGGTTGCAG GTGGCCCTGTTTGCGCTGGAGCTGCCGGAGAGGAACAATGAAGAGTGCATCCACATACGGAGATTTCGATACGGTGTGGACAGGACGCGAGACCCGGTGGTGTTTGCTCTCGACAAG gagaaggagacgcTGAGGACGGGTCGCAGCCTCCTGACACAGACGCTGAAGGAGACGGAGGCACAAATCAGTCGCCTGCTGGAGGTCAAAAGGCTATTGGAACATGATTGGTCTGACAAACAGGAAGCATTTCAGCTGGACCACTTCGCAGCCAAACTAGCCAATGACCGCGTTAAGGCTCAGTTTAAG GCGGTGTCAGCTGCGCTGAACGAGGGAGTCTCTGTGCCAGACACGTGGAGTCTGCGCAGCAAGGAACACCTGGATGTGTGTCGCAGGGAGATAACGACGGGGAGTCAACTAAGGGGTGCTGCTGATCAG GCGCTGCGGGACGTGGCGAGGGACGCCGAGGACACGGCAGAGGCGGTGGACGTGGCCCTCAACATACGCATCGCTGAGCTGAACGAAGCCAAAGGAAGACTTACGGAGAAGGACGGCATG ctTCGTCAAGAGATAGCACAGGAGGAGGTGAGCATCGCGTCGCTGCGCCAGGCCCTGCAGGACAAGGAATCGCCCCTGCAGGTGGCGCAGAGCAGACACTGGACGCGTTCCTTCAGGCCTGGTGCTGATCGCTGCCTCGACCAGCCCCACTACAG TCTGAAGGACGAACTTCAGGAGTTGCCGCAGAGCATCGCGTCCCTGCGAGAGCGGTTGAGGGCTAGCGAGGACACCCTAGAGGACCTGCACCGCCTTCATGAGGACTTCGCCAAGGATATCCTCCACCGGGAACACACCCTGAGCCTGGAGCGTCGATGCGTCACCGTCAGAAGTGTGAGACAGACACAAGAGAAGTTGCAGGGACTGTGA